ATTTAATTCAGACTTTAATCAGGATAATTTTGTGCTCTTAATATAGCTCAGCAAATAGCATTATCTTAATTCCTTACCCATTAATTCAATTTTCCTAAGCCACTTCTCACGGTATGTATCCGTAGAATTTCTCATAGGTCCCAAAGTTGTTGTCCTCACCGGCTTAAAACCTGAAAATTCTAATGTCATCTTTTTCATGGAATAAAATGTTGGCCGACCGTTTACAAGCCAATAATACCAGGCCGGTTGGTCGAGCGTAATGATAATATGTGCACTGCGCCCTGCAAGAAGTTTGTCCCACCAAACTGAATTTTCACGATATTTAAATGCAAAACCTGGCAAAAATGTCCTGTCTATAAAACCTTTCAACAAAGCAGGTCTTTCACCCCACCATATCGGATATATCCAGACAATATGCTCTGCCCAAAGTATTTTCTGTTGTGCATCTAATAAATCAGGTTCCAGTTCGGTGCGCTTTCTGTAACCAAATTGAAGGATCGGGTTGAAATCCAGCTTGCCTACTATTATCTCTTTAATCTCCGCACCTGCCTGTAGTGCTCCTATTTTGTAAGCCTCTGTTATCGCGACAGCAAAACTTCCGGGATCTGGATGTCCGTTTATAATAAGTACTTTTTTCATAGCTAGTAAAGTAATAATTAATAAATATTAAATGAACAGTGTTTAGTGATGATGCAAATTTTTTTACTTTCCTATTTTGCCCAAGTGTGTATGTTGAAAACTATCATTATACTTTAACCCATAACCGAATAGTCGATCCATACAGGAATGACCAAAAAGAATTAATCCTGCTAGCATAAGAGGCTGAATTGAAAGCGAAAATCCAATTATGGCCATAGTAATTCCTACCCCTTTATGATGAACAAGATTATACAAAACAGCACCCACTTTTGTATTTACAACATAACCAATCATACTTATATCCGGAAGAAGGATGAGCGCCGGATACCACCACCAGGGAAATTCTAATTTGCTAAAAAGAAAAATAGAAAGAATCCATTCTGCGGCTTCTTCCAGTTTTAATAAATTCTTCATATTTACATTGAGGATTTAATCATTTCAACAAATAATTTGAAAGAATCCTGAATGCGTTCCATTTCACGATTATCGTCTAAAAAAGTTAATCGTTTCCTTAAATGAAGCGATAATAACCCATGCATGAAACTCCATATGGTCAGTGAAGCACTTTCAACATCCAGGGTATTTTTAAAATGGCCGGCCGTAATACATTCTGCAATTGTTGTTCTGAGAAATTCAAAAGATCTGGCGCCTTCGTCCCATTCTTCTTCCCGACAGGATAAAGTTTCCATCGGGGCGTCCATAATAAACATCAGGTCATATAGTTCCGGGTTTTCAATCGCAAATTTCAAGTATTGATTTCCAATGGCAACGAGTTTTTCGAAAGGATCCTGAACAGTAGCCACAATAGAAAACTGCTCCATCATTTTCCTGAAACCTGCTTCATGAAGTGAATAAAGCAGTTCATTTTTATCTTTATAGTACAGATAAATGGTAGCCGGACTATACTCAATAGCCTCCGCGATATTTCTGATACTTGTTTTATCAAATCCCTGGGCAAGGAATAGTTTTCGAGCTGCCTCTAAAATCAATTCCCTCATTTCTTCACGTTCTCTTTCTTTCCGTTCTACGATTCCCATTTTGATATTTTTAATTTACAATGCAAATATAATAAACAGTGTTTAGTGAAAATAATTTGTTTTAGGAATATTTGTTAATGGAAATGAAAAAATACTGAAATCATCAATGTCGGCCGTGCCGAAGGCACTTTTTCTCCTGAGACAAATTCATGAAAACCACGGAATAAATTCCGTGGCTACAATATCGGTCGCGCCGAAGGCACTGTTTCTAAAAAATACTATCTGGCCTGAATGATATTGCACATTTTGATTCAATCCACTGAAAACCAGAAAAACCACAACCAAACCAAAAATGCCGTAGGCATGAACGACATTGTAGCCGTGGGTTTAACCCACTGGAAACGAAACCTAAACGCCCCTGAAATACCGTAGGCATGAACGACATTGTAGTCGTGGGTTTTAACCCGCGGAATTCGAAACCACAACCAAACCAAAAATGCCGTAGGCATGAACGACATTGTAGCCGTGGTTTTAACCCACGGGAAACGAAACCTAAACGCCCCTGAAATACCGTAATTATGGCCGACCTAAATGCCACAAATTATTAACCACAAAAATGAAATCATTTATACGAAAAATGCCCGTTCACAAAAACTGTGACGGGCACCTCTCTTAAAAACAGATTTCTTAATTCTGCTTCATCAATTGTATATTAGCGATCAGCTTCACATCTTCACCGATTAAAAGACCACCGGTTTCTGTCAGCTGCATATAATTCAATCCAAATTCCTGGCGGCTAAGTCTTCCTTCTACTTCAAAGCCCAACCTGATATTTCCATCTGTATCACGTTCCGTTCCGCCATATTCAGCATCAAGTTCGATAGGTTTGGTAATACCTTTCAACGTCAGCAAGCCTGAAAGTTTGTAATGATCTCCTTTTACTTTGTGAAAATAGTTTGACTGGAAAGTAATATGCGGATACTGTGCGGCATCAAAGAAGTCCGCTGATTTCAAATGCTCATCCCGCATGTTCTGATTTGTATCAATACTATCAACATCCAGAGAAAAATGGATTTCTGCATTTTCAAAGTCATTCAAATCAGATGTTGCCCCTCCTTCAAAATTCTTGAAAGAACCTGTAATGGAAGAGATTACCAAATGTTTAATTTTAAATTGTACATCAGAGTGTACCGGGTCTACTATCCACTTTGTAACTGCCATAGTAATTTTAACTTTAAATTTGAAAATGCCGGCGGTGATTGTTACATCAGAGTACCGGTTTTATTAATTCCAGGAAATGTAACCCACCTTTAAGTTTGTTATAAATCCATCGTCTTGCTTTCAAAAACAGAAATTAAATAAAATTAGATCATCTGTCAAAGGATTTTAATGTTTATCTAATATTCTCTTTTACGCATCCTTCTGCTTAAAAGCATTTCAATTTCACTAAGTATCCAAGATTTAATTGACTAATAATAATACCTGATATTTTAACAAGATCGTAAGATCCTGAAAAAAATTGCGCGACATTATTATAAAATTTCCCTTCCAGAAATTCTGGCATAATAGTTTGCATTCTTCTGTTAAGAAAATTTTAAAAATGAGCTCTGCACCTGATTTCCATCAATAATGCTTTCTATCTTTACATACTTTACTTAAACGACCAATACATGAGAATGAAGGGACGCAGCATATTCACTTACGACGTATATGCGCCCACAACAATTACCACAATGCTGCGCCCAAGACATGAAGAAGGCCAATCCATTATCAGTGAAGGTTTTTATATCGAACCAACAATTCCATTTTCAGAATTCACCGATATATATGGCAATAAATGTCAGCGGGCCATTTTACCCGTTGGAAAAGTAACAATTATTTCCGAAGTCGAGGCAAGCATAAATGCCACCAAAGTCACTCCGGATCCCTTACCAAAATTTATGCTGGTTAGTGAATTGCCGGATGAAGTCATGCTATACATTTTGCCCAGCCGTTATTGCCAGTCAGATTTGCACGAAATTAATATGCTTGCCCTGGAAATTGCCGGCGACCTGGTGCCAGGTTATGAGCAAGTGGAAGCGATCCGAAGCTGGATACACAATAACATTACTTACCAATATGGGGTAACGGATGCCAGTACTACCGCGGTGGATCTGGCCAGATATCGCTTCGGCGTTTGCAGGGATTTCACGCATTTGGCCATTGCGCTTTGCCGGAATCTCTGCATTCCAACACGGATGACTGTCGGATATCTCGACAAATTAAAAGACATCGATCTTCACGCGTGGTTTGAGGTTTACATCGGCGGAGAGTGGTATCCGTTTGATGCGGTGCAGGAAAAAACCGAAGGCTACCGGATTGAAATTGCGCATGGACGTGATGCTGCCGATGTGGCCATGGTTACCCAGTATGGCAATTCGATTTTGCAATCTTTACTTGTTGAAGTAGAACTGCTTGAACCAGAACCAGGTCAAAATAATTAATTCAAATCATATATAAAACAGAAATCCGGATACTTTCCAGTACCCGGATTTCTGTTTTTATAAATGAATATTAGCTAATCACACCAAGTTCTTTACCAACTTTCGTAAAAGCTGCAACCGCTTTTTCAAGATGTTCCTGCTCATGTCCGGCTGAAATCTGCACACGAATTCTTGCTTTTCCTTGTGGCACTACCGGATAGAAAAATCCGATTACATAAATTCCTTCATCCAATAATTTTGCTGCAAATTGCTGTGCCAGTTTTGCATCATAAAGCATAATCGGGACAATCGGATGTTCACCCGGAAGAATGTCAAAACCAGCTTTTGTCATTTCTTCACGGAAATATTTTGTACTGTTTTCAAGCTTGTCGCGAAGTGCGGTGGATTTGCTTAATAAATCCAGAACTTTTATAGAAGCGCCAACAATTGACGGAGCCAAGGTATTTGAAAACAAATATGGACGAGAACGTTGACGAAGAATTTCAACAATCTCCTTTTTGGCGGCTGTAAAACCTCCAGAAGCACCGCCTAATGCTTTTCCGTATGTTCCGGTGATGATATCGATCCGGCCCATTACATTACGGAATTCATGCGTTCCACGACCTGTTTTACCAATAAATCCTGATGCGTGGCATTCATCAATCATCACCATCGCACCATATTGTTCTGCCAGGTCACAGATTTTGTCAAGCTGGGCAATGGTTCCGTCCATTGAAAAAACGCCATCTGTAACAATCAAAATCCGGCGACTTCCCTGCGCATCTTTTAATTGCTGTTCAAGATCTTCCAGATTATTGTGCTTGTAACGGAAACGTTTTGCTTTACACAAACGGATACCGTCAATTAGCGAAGCATGATTTAATTCATCAGAAATAATAGCGTCCTGTTCACCCAACAAAGGTTCAAAAACACCACCATTTGCATCAAAAGCGGCCGCATATAAAATACAATCCTCCGTACCTAAAAACTCAGCTGTTTTGCGTTCCAGTTCTTTATGAATATCCTGTGTTCCGCAGATAAAACGAACGGACGACATGCCAAAACCATGTGTTTTGATGGCTTCAATTCCAGCTTCGATCACATCCGGATGTGAAGAAAGTCCAAGGTAATTGTTGGCACAAAAATTCAGAACTTCCTTTCCGTTATCCGTAGCAATTTTCGCTGCCTGAGGCGTTGTAATAATGCGCTCAGTTTTATAAAGTCCGGCTTCTCTGATGCCTTCCAGTTCTCCTTGAAGTTGTTCTTTAATATCT
The sequence above is drawn from the Dyadobacter subterraneus genome and encodes:
- a CDS encoding NAD(P)H-dependent oxidoreductase, with protein sequence MKKVLIINGHPDPGSFAVAITEAYKIGALQAGAEIKEIIVGKLDFNPILQFGYRKRTELEPDLLDAQQKILWAEHIVWIYPIWWGERPALLKGFIDRTFLPGFAFKYRENSVWWDKLLAGRSAHIIITLDQPAWYYWLVNGRPTFYSMKKMTLEFSGFKPVRTTTLGPMRNSTDTYREKWLRKIELMGKELR
- a CDS encoding DUF4260 domain-containing protein, which produces MKNLLKLEEAAEWILSIFLFSKLEFPWWWYPALILLPDISMIGYVVNTKVGAVLYNLVHHKGVGITMAIIGFSLSIQPLMLAGLILFGHSCMDRLFGYGLKYNDSFQHTHLGKIGK
- a CDS encoding TetR/AcrR family transcriptional regulator, with amino-acid sequence MGIVERKEREREEMRELILEAARKLFLAQGFDKTSIRNIAEAIEYSPATIYLYYKDKNELLYSLHEAGFRKMMEQFSIVATVQDPFEKLVAIGNQYLKFAIENPELYDLMFIMDAPMETLSCREEEWDEGARSFEFLRTTIAECITAGHFKNTLDVESASLTIWSFMHGLLSLHLRKRLTFLDDNREMERIQDSFKLFVEMIKSSM
- a CDS encoding YceI family protein, yielding MAVTKWIVDPVHSDVQFKIKHLVISSITGSFKNFEGGATSDLNDFENAEIHFSLDVDSIDTNQNMRDEHLKSADFFDAAQYPHITFQSNYFHKVKGDHYKLSGLLTLKGITKPIELDAEYGGTERDTDGNIRLGFEVEGRLSRQEFGLNYMQLTETGGLLIGEDVKLIANIQLMKQN
- a CDS encoding transglutaminase-like domain-containing protein, which codes for MRMKGRSIFTYDVYAPTTITTMLRPRHEEGQSIISEGFYIEPTIPFSEFTDIYGNKCQRAILPVGKVTIISEVEASINATKVTPDPLPKFMLVSELPDEVMLYILPSRYCQSDLHEINMLALEIAGDLVPGYEQVEAIRSWIHNNITYQYGVTDASTTAVDLARYRFGVCRDFTHLAIALCRNLCIPTRMTVGYLDKLKDIDLHAWFEVYIGGEWYPFDAVQEKTEGYRIEIAHGRDAADVAMVTQYGNSILQSLLVEVELLEPEPGQNN
- the kbl gene encoding glycine C-acetyltransferase, which codes for MYGDIKEQLQGELEGIREAGLYKTERIITTPQAAKIATDNGKEVLNFCANNYLGLSSHPDVIEAGIEAIKTHGFGMSSVRFICGTQDIHKELERKTAEFLGTEDCILYAAAFDANGGVFEPLLGEQDAIISDELNHASLIDGIRLCKAKRFRYKHNNLEDLEQQLKDAQGSRRILIVTDGVFSMDGTIAQLDKICDLAEQYGAMVMIDECHASGFIGKTGRGTHEFRNVMGRIDIITGTYGKALGGASGGFTAAKKEIVEILRQRSRPYLFSNTLAPSIVGASIKVLDLLSKSTALRDKLENSTKYFREEMTKAGFDILPGEHPIVPIMLYDAKLAQQFAAKLLDEGIYVIGFFYPVVPQGKARIRVQISAGHEQEHLEKAVAAFTKVGKELGVIS